From a single Plasmodium coatneyi strain Hackeri chromosome 4, complete sequence genomic region:
- a CDS encoding Palmitoyltransferase: MKALNVGAILLAFYRSFFVLLTHALILQSMYLCTKFISTFATKVRVFSYASFWFCTLMTLWCHVKCLIKNPGVLTGEPRKTGEGMDAQQDRDDMCMKCNLLKEKRSHHCSVCNRCIIKMDHHCIWINGCVGQYNQKFFILLNFYTLLMCTNCAFIVMYKMISCVQTNRRLNTDRKCILSRTDLFLIVVNTFGSLLFGVFTLVMLVDQYVAIRTNTTGIEYLKNQRREMRPFRESLVDVFGQPFCCLWFLPIDGTAHSDFSSRENFIEEEKKN; the protein is encoded by the exons ATGAAAGCCCTAAACGTGGGGGCGATTCTTTTGGCGTTTTATAGGTCCTTCTTCGTTTTGCTG ACACACGCCCTAATTCTGCAGTCCATGTACCTCTGCACCAAGTTCATCTCAACTTTTGC AACGAAAGTACGGGTGTTCTCGTACGCCTCCTTCTGGTTCTGCACACTTATGACTTTATGGTGCCACGTCAAATGCCTCATTAAAAACCCGGGGGTGCTAACAGGGGAGCCCAGAAAGACAG gggaaggaatggacGCACAGCAGGATCGCGATGACATGTGCATGAAGTGTAACttgttaaaggaaaagaggtcTCACCACTGCTCTGTTTGCAACCGCTGCATCATTAAAATGGATCACCACT GCATTTGGATAAATGGCTGCGTCGGACAGTACAAccagaaattttttatcctccTCAATTTC TACACCCTGCTCATGTGCACCAACTGCGCCTTCATCGTTATGTACAAAATGATCTCGTGTGTTCAGACGAACCGAAGATTGAACACAGACAGGAAG tgCATACTCAGCAGAACAGACCTCTTCCTCATCGTG GTGAATACCTTCGGCTCCCTCCTGTTTGGGGTGTTCACCTTAGTCATGTTGGTCGACCAGTACGTCGCGATTAGGACGAACACGACAG GGATAGAGTATCTGAAGAACCAACGCAGAGAAATGAGGCCCTTCCGAGAGTCACTCGTGGACGTTTTTGGCCAGCCATTCTGCTGTCTCTG